The Paraburkholderia hospita region CCGTCGAACAGCAAGGCGACGGAGCCGGAAGATCCCATTTCGAAGGTCGGCTTCCAGACGCTCGCCAGCACGACGGGCGGCATTGCGCAGTTCTACGACCGCGACATGACGAAGGAAATGGCCGACGAAGGCATGAAGGCCATGCAGCAGTTCTATAACGATCCGTCGCAGATCGACTCGCTGCTCGCCCGTCTCGAAGCGACGCGCAAGCGCATCTATCACAAGTGATGTCCTGAAGGCGGCCGTACTGAACGCGGCCGCCTGCCGGGCGCATCGCAATCGATGCGCCCACGAATCACCTGCCGCTCGCCGCAACGGGCGAACCGCATCGAACGAGGTTTCGTCATGTCCACGTCTATCGCTCGCCTGCCTTCGGCGCGCAGCCGCCGCACGTCCAGGTCCGGGCGCGCGCGCAATCGCGCGGCGTTCTTCTTTCTGCTGCCGGGCTGCGCATTGTTCGCGTTGTGCGTGATCTATCCGATCTTCAGCAGCATCGCGCTCAGTTTCTACAACTGGGACGGCATGACGGAAAAGACCTTCATCGGCCTTGCGAACTACGCCGAGCTGTTTCAGGCCGACACGTTCTACGTCGCCCTGAAGAACAACCTGATCTGGCTCGTGTTCTTCCTGCTTGCGCCGCCGTTGGGCCTGCTGTTCGCGCTGTACCTGAACCAGCAGGTGAAGGGCATGCGCGTCGTGAAGTCGCTGTTCTTTGCGCCGTTCGTGTTGTCGGGCGTGGTCGTCGGTCTCGTGTTCAGCTGGTTCTATGACCCGACCTTCGGCCTGCTCAAGGTGATTGTCGGTCACGGCTTTCCCGTGCTCGGCGATGCGCACACCGTGACGTTCGGCATCGTGTTCGCCGCGCTCTGGCCGCAAACGCCTTACTGCATGGTGCTGTATCTGACGGGCCTCACGTCGATCAACCCCGAAGTGGTGGAAGCCGCGCGCATGGAAGGTGCGAAGGGCTGGCGTCTGTTGTGGCACGTGATCCTGCCGCAACTGCGCCCGGCCACCTTCATGGCCGTGGTGCTCACGGTGATCGGCGCATTGCGCAGCTTCGACCTGATTGCGGTGATGAGTGGCGGCGGTCCGTTCGACAGTTCCACGGTGCTCGCCTATTACATGTACGACCAGGCCATCAAGTATTACCGCGAAGGCTATTCGGCGGCCATAGCCGTCGTGCTGTTCGCGATCATGCTCGTCTACATCGTGTTCCATCTGCGCCGGATGCTGCGCGAAGAACGCTGATTCACGTATCGCGCAAGGAGAACTCTCATGTATCCGCTTCCCGTCGAACGCTGGAAACCCTGGAATCGCGCGATCTACAAGGCTTCGCTGCCGCTCGCGCTGCTCGTGTGGCTGCTGCCGATGCTCGCTGTGCTCGTCACGTCGATCCGCTCGTCCGACGAACTTTCGCAAGGCGATTACTGGACGTTTCCCAAGCACTTCGCGTTGCTCGACAACTACGGCGCCGCGCTCACGCAAACGCCGATGCTGCATTACTTCGCCAATAGCGTGCTGATTACGGTGCCGTCCGTGCTTGGTGCGATCCTGCTGGCGTCGATGGCGGGCTTCGCGCTCGCGACGTATCGCTTTCGCGGCAACATCGTCGTGCTGTTCACGTTCGTTGCCGGCAACTTCGTGCCCGTGCAGATCCTGATGATCCCCGTGCGCGACATGGCGTTGAAAGTCGGACTGTTCAATACCGTATGGGCGCTGATCATTTTTCATATCGCGTTTCAGACGGGCTTCTGCACGCTCTTTCTGCGCAACTTCATCAAGCAGTTGCCGTTCGAGCTGATCGAGGCGGCGCGCGTCGAAGGCGCGAGCGAATGGACGATCTACGCACGCATCGTTCTGCCGCTGATCCGCCCTGCACTCGCGGCGCTCGGCATTCTCGTCTTCACGTTCGTCTGGAACGACTATTTCTGGGCGCTGTGCCTCACGCAAGGCGACGACGCCGCGCCTATCACGGTCGGCGTCGCCGCGCTCAAGGGGCAATGGACGACCGCGTGGAATCTCGTCGCGGCCGGTTCGGTGCTGGCCGCGCTGCCTTCCGTGCTGATGTTCTTCCTGATGCAAAAGCACTTCGTGGCGGGACTGACATTCGGCGCAAGCAAAGGCTGACGCGCAAGGCCGACCGCACACTACTGATCTCTGGAGAAATCGACAATGCAACTGGGTGTTTGCTACTACCCCGAACAATGGCCAGAAACGCTGTGGGCCGACGACGCGCGCCGGATGGTCGAACTCGGCATCACGCATGTACGGATCGCCGAATTCGCGTGGAGCCGCATGGAGCCGCGTGCGGGCGTCTACGAATGGACGTGGCTGGACCGCGCCGTGGCCACGCTCGCCGATGCCGGCCTGAAAATCGTGCTCGGCACGCCCACCGCATCGCCGCCGAAGTGGCTCGTCGATTCGATGCCGGACATGCTGCCCGTGCGTGCCGACGGCACGACGTGGAATTCCGGTTCGCGCCGTCACTACGATATTTGCAGCGAGCCGTATCGACGCGAATGCCTGCGTATCGTCGACGTCATGGCGCAGCGCTATGGTTCGCATCCCGCCGTTGTCGCATGGCAAACGGATAACGAACTCGGCTGTCACGAAACGGTGCCGAGCTATTCGAAGGCGGCCCGCGCGCGCTTCCAGGCATGGCTCGCGCGCCGCTACAAAACCGTCGACAACCTGAACCAGCGCTGGGGCACGGTGTTCTGGAGCATGGAATACGCTTCGTTCGATGCAATCGAGTTGCCGAACCTTACGCCGACCGACGCGAACCCGATTCACCTGCTCGACTTCCGCCGCTTCATGTCCGACGAAGTGACGAGCTTCCACCGCGAACAGGTCGATGTGTTGCGACGCCATGCGCCGAACGCGGACATGCTGCACAACTTCATGGGCTTCTTCACGACCTTCGATCACTATCGCTTCGCCGCGAACAACAGCATCGACGTCGCGACGTGGGACAGCTATCCGATCGCGCGCACGGAAGTGATCGCGTTGAGCGAAGAGGACAAGGCACGCTATGCACGCACGGGCCACCCGGACGTGTCGGCGTTCGATCACGACCGCTATCGCGCGATCGGCCAAGGCCGCTTCTGGGTGATGGAACAGGAAGCGGGCCCTGTGAACTGGGCGCCGTGGAACCCCGTGCCCGCGCCCGGCATGGTGCGTCTATGGGCCTACGAGGCCTTCGCCCATGGCGCGGAGCTGGTGTCGTACTTCCGCTGGCGCCAGGCGCCGTTCGCGCAGGAACAGATGCATTCGGGTTTGAATCTGCCCGACAACACGCTGTCGCCGGGCGGCCGCGAAGTGGCGCGCGCCGCGCAGGAGATTGCGAAGTCCGACGCACTGACGAAGCTCGCGCAAAGCGGCCCCGCTCCGCGCGCCGAAGTCGCCCTCGTGTTCGACTACGAAACGCAATGGATGTTTGAAATCCAGCGGCATGCAAAGGGTTTCGATTATCAGACGCTCGCGTTCGAGTATTACCGGACGCTGCGCGAAATGGCGCTCGACGTCGATATCGTGTCGGCGCATGCCGATCTCTCGGGGTACAAGCTGATCGTCGTGCCGGGTCTCGCGGCGCTGCCGGCGGGCTTTGCGAAGAGCGTCGAGCAATCTTCCGCGCAATGGGTGATCGGCCCGCGCACGGGCTCGAAGACGGCGGACTTCGCGATCCCCGCGCAGTTGCCGCCCGGCGCGCTGCAAACGGTCCTGCCGTTCAAGGTGCTCGAAGTCGATTCGTTGCGCCCGACGCTGCAGCCGACGACGACATTCGATGGTGTGACGGGTATTGCCTTGCACTGGCGCGAACATATCGAAACGCGCGACGGCCTCGACGTGCTCGCGCGTTTCGATGACAACTGGCCCGCTATCGTCGCGCGCGGACATGTGCGCTATGCGAGCGCGTGGTTCGATGCGGCATTGCATCGCGCGTTGCTCGAAGGTGCGGCGCGCGATGCGGGTCTCGCTGTGACACATCTTGCGCAAGGGTTGCGTGTGCGCCGTCGCGGCGAGATCACGTTCGCCTTCAACTTCGGTGCGACTGCTACCGAAGCGCCTGCACCTGACAACGCGCATTTCGTGCTGGGTCAGCGCACGCTCGGCACCGCCGATGTCTGCGCGTGGATCTCGGCGTGATGAATCGCCCGCGCGATATGCCGACGACGCTCACCATCGATGCAAGCCGCCCTGCCACTACGCCGCTCGTGGATACGTTGCGGATGGGCGCGAATACATCGCCCGATGGAAGGACGATCGGCATCAACAGCCGCTATCTGACACGTGACGGCGAGCCGTGGCTGCCCGTGATGGGCGAGCTGCATTACGCGCGCGTGCCCGAAGCGCATTGGGACGACGCGCTTGCGAAGGTCAAGGCGGCAGGCGTCGGTATCGTGTCGTCGTATGTGATCTGGCGTTATCACGAACCGCGTTCCGGCCAGTTCGACTGGAATGCGCGGCTCGATCTGCGCCGGTTCGTCGAAGCCTGTGCGAAACGCGGGCTGTACGCGTTCGTTCGCATTGGCCCGTGGGTGCATGCGGAAGTCCGTTATGGCGGCATTCCCGCGTGGGTCGTCGATCAGGTGCCGACGCGCAGCGACGATCCGCTGTATCTGCAGTACGTGCAGCGCTTCTTTGCTGAGATCGCCGCGCAGCTAGAGGGCTTGTTGTGGAAGGATGGCGGCCCGGTGATCGGCATCCAGCTCGAAAACGAATACAACCTGACGGGGCCGCAGCAAGGACCCGCGCATATCGCGACACTAAAGCGCCTCGCGCGCGAAGTGGGACTGGACACGCCGTTGTACACGGTAACGGGCTGGGATAACGCCGTGTTTCCGCGCCGCGAAGTTGCGCCTGTTTTTGGCGGATACGCGGATTTGCCGTGGGGGACGTCGACGGCGATGTCGGCGCCGAGCGAGGTGTATGGGTTTCGCTTTACGAGCCGTGTCGGCGGCGATCTTGGTGCGCAGACGCATAACAGTGAGCCTGGCGATGCGGATGCTGTAGCGAGCGAAACGCCTTTTCTAGGCGCGGAATTCGGTGGGGGCGTACCGACCATGTATCGGCGCCGTCCCGTTCTCGATCCTGACGACATTGCAGCGATGCTGCCCGTGCAGCTTGGTTCAGGTGTGAACCTGTACGGCTATTACATGCTGCATGGTGGCCGTAATCCGCCTGGCGATGTGGACGGACAAGAATCTACGGCGACGGGCGGTTATAACGATCTGCCTATCGTCAATTACGATTTTCAGGCGCCGTTCGGCGCGAATGGCGAAGCGCATCCCGTGCTTGGCAAGCTGCGGCCGTTGCATCTATTTCTTCAGCAATGGGGTAGTGATCTGGCGACATGCGATGTGTATGCGCCGGAGCTTCTGCCGCGCGGTGCGGACGATCTTGAAACGCCGCGATTTTCCGTGCGTGCGGACGGCGATCGTGGCTTTCTGTTTTTCAACAATCATGTGCGGCAGCATCGGATGCCTGAGCGGCAAGGCGTGCAGTTCGCGGTCAAGCTGGCGACTCGCACGGTCATGTTGCCTGCGGCGCCGATCGATATTACGCCGGGAACGTGGTTCGTGTGGCCCATTGGACTTGCGCTCGGCGGTGCGCGCTTGCGTTATGCGACTGCGCAGCCCGTTACACGGCTTTCGACGCCTGACGGCGAAACGTACGTGTTCTCCACAACGGATGGGATCGCTGCTGAGTTTGCGTTCGAGCCAGGCTACGTGACGCGGATCGCGCCCGCGGACTCTCGTTCTTTATTGACGACAGATGAAGTGAATGGTGTGTTGGTCGCACGCCCTACGCCCGGCTCAGTATTCATCGCGACGTGCAGCGACGACACGCGTATCACGATCATCACACTCGCGAGCGAGGATATCGAACGGCTCAGTGTGTTGCCATTCGATGGACAGCGCCGACTGGTTCTTACCGATGCGTTGGCGTTCGAACGCGACGGCGAACTCGTATTGCGTTCTACGGGTGCCGCTTCGTTTGATTTATATGTCTATCCGCCGTTGCAGCACGCCCCTATTTCGACACGAGCGTTCGTAGAGGCGCCGCTGGACGGCATTTTTCAGCGCTTCGCGGTATCTGTGCCGCCAGTCGCGTTCGATGTCGGTGTTACGCCTTTGCGTTTCGCGCAGATGGTGCCTTCTATTGCTTCAGGCGGTGCAGCGCGGGCTGCCGTTGAACCTGCCCCAGAGAGTTTTGGCAAGGCAGCCGCGTGGCGTATCGATGTTCCCGAAGAGGCGTTGAACGCGCCAGGTTTGAGCAACGCCTATCTGTCGATCCAATATGCGGGCGATGTCGGGCGGTTGTTCTCGGGTGCCGATTTGATCGATGATCATTTTTACAATGGCTTGCCGTGGCAGATTGGTGTGCGCAATGTGACGATCGATCCGCAGCAATCGTTGGTGTTGACTGTGCTGCCTATGCGGGCAGATGCGCCTGTTTATCTCGATGCGCGGCATGATCCCAGGTCTGCTATTAGCGATCAGGTTGCTGAGATTCTTGGCGTGAGTTGGGTGCCGGAGTATGAAGTGGTCTTTTCTCGATCCGCAAACGGGTGAGTCTGGTTCTTTCGCTGGCATCCGCGTTTTGCTTTCTGGCCTTTGCGCTGGCATCCGCGTTATGCCTTCGTGCTTCACGCGTTGCCCCTGTGCGGGGCGGCACCTACTTTTCTTTGCCGCCGCAAAGAAAAGTAGGCAAAAGAAAGCGGCTAACACCGCCGACATTTCTTCTTGCCTGAGGGCCCTCAACCGGTCCCACACTTCACACGGCAACGTCTTTGTTCGCGTTCGTTGCCAACGCTTTGAATACACGCCTCACCCACTTCAAACACCCGCACACGGGCTAGCGGCAGCGAATGGTTTGTGCCGCCCAGGTGGCAAACTGTGTGTAGGTTGTCGCGACGTACACGTTAGCGCTCTTACAACGTGGGACGCGTGCGCTATCAGTCCGAAGTGAGGCGTGTGTAGCGCTATGGCCTACACACAGTTTGCCACCTGGGCGGCGGTGGAATATCTGGCACGGCGTGCCGCAACGCGGGTGAGTGAAGCGGGTGAGGCGTCAATTTAGAGCGTTGGCAACAAGCATGAGTCACGTGGTTGCCGTGTGAAGTGCGGGACCGGTAGGGGGCCCTCAGGCAAGAAGAAATGTTGGCGGTGTTAGCCGCTTTCTTTTGCCTACTTTTCTTTGCGGCGGCAAAGAAAAGTAGGTGCCGCCCCGCACAGGGGCGACGCTTGAAGCACGAAGGCAAAACGCGGATGCCAGCGCGAAGGCCAAAACACCGAACGGCGACGCTTGAAGCACGATAACAAAGCGCGGATGCCAGCGCAAAGGCCAAAACACCGAACGGCAACGCCTGAAGCACGAAGGCAAATCGCGGATGCCAGCGAAAAGACTCATACACTCATCGTGCCTTCGTCTCGACACTTGCCAACGGCGACGCTTTCCGCCCACGCGACGAAGGACTGCTCGCATGCCAATCGCCAGATGATCCATCGAGCTCACCCGCCATCATCGTACGAACCAGATCAAGAAAAATCTGAACCACAGGATTCGGCTGCTGCAACTGCGGACACAGCGTGAACCCGCGAAACATAATCTGAGGCACAAAAGGCCGAAACACAATCCGCTTCGGATTGGTATCAATCGCTGCAAGCGGATTCACAATACCAATCCCAAGCCCGCGCGAAACGAGCGCGCATATCGTCGCGCCATACGGCGTTTCGATCGCTGGCACCTGGCCA contains the following coding sequences:
- a CDS encoding carbohydrate ABC transporter permease, which translates into the protein MSTSIARLPSARSRRTSRSGRARNRAAFFFLLPGCALFALCVIYPIFSSIALSFYNWDGMTEKTFIGLANYAELFQADTFYVALKNNLIWLVFFLLAPPLGLLFALYLNQQVKGMRVVKSLFFAPFVLSGVVVGLVFSWFYDPTFGLLKVIVGHGFPVLGDAHTVTFGIVFAALWPQTPYCMVLYLTGLTSINPEVVEAARMEGAKGWRLLWHVILPQLRPATFMAVVLTVIGALRSFDLIAVMSGGGPFDSSTVLAYYMYDQAIKYYREGYSAAIAVVLFAIMLVYIVFHLRRMLREER
- a CDS encoding carbohydrate ABC transporter permease; this translates as MYPLPVERWKPWNRAIYKASLPLALLVWLLPMLAVLVTSIRSSDELSQGDYWTFPKHFALLDNYGAALTQTPMLHYFANSVLITVPSVLGAILLASMAGFALATYRFRGNIVVLFTFVAGNFVPVQILMIPVRDMALKVGLFNTVWALIIFHIAFQTGFCTLFLRNFIKQLPFELIEAARVEGASEWTIYARIVLPLIRPALAALGILVFTFVWNDYFWALCLTQGDDAAPITVGVAALKGQWTTAWNLVAAGSVLAALPSVLMFFLMQKHFVAGLTFGASKG
- a CDS encoding beta-galactosidase, coding for MQLGVCYYPEQWPETLWADDARRMVELGITHVRIAEFAWSRMEPRAGVYEWTWLDRAVATLADAGLKIVLGTPTASPPKWLVDSMPDMLPVRADGTTWNSGSRRHYDICSEPYRRECLRIVDVMAQRYGSHPAVVAWQTDNELGCHETVPSYSKAARARFQAWLARRYKTVDNLNQRWGTVFWSMEYASFDAIELPNLTPTDANPIHLLDFRRFMSDEVTSFHREQVDVLRRHAPNADMLHNFMGFFTTFDHYRFAANNSIDVATWDSYPIARTEVIALSEEDKARYARTGHPDVSAFDHDRYRAIGQGRFWVMEQEAGPVNWAPWNPVPAPGMVRLWAYEAFAHGAELVSYFRWRQAPFAQEQMHSGLNLPDNTLSPGGREVARAAQEIAKSDALTKLAQSGPAPRAEVALVFDYETQWMFEIQRHAKGFDYQTLAFEYYRTLREMALDVDIVSAHADLSGYKLIVVPGLAALPAGFAKSVEQSSAQWVIGPRTGSKTADFAIPAQLPPGALQTVLPFKVLEVDSLRPTLQPTTTFDGVTGIALHWREHIETRDGLDVLARFDDNWPAIVARGHVRYASAWFDAALHRALLEGAARDAGLAVTHLAQGLRVRRRGEITFAFNFGATATEAPAPDNAHFVLGQRTLGTADVCAWISA
- a CDS encoding beta-galactosidase, with amino-acid sequence MNRPRDMPTTLTIDASRPATTPLVDTLRMGANTSPDGRTIGINSRYLTRDGEPWLPVMGELHYARVPEAHWDDALAKVKAAGVGIVSSYVIWRYHEPRSGQFDWNARLDLRRFVEACAKRGLYAFVRIGPWVHAEVRYGGIPAWVVDQVPTRSDDPLYLQYVQRFFAEIAAQLEGLLWKDGGPVIGIQLENEYNLTGPQQGPAHIATLKRLAREVGLDTPLYTVTGWDNAVFPRREVAPVFGGYADLPWGTSTAMSAPSEVYGFRFTSRVGGDLGAQTHNSEPGDADAVASETPFLGAEFGGGVPTMYRRRPVLDPDDIAAMLPVQLGSGVNLYGYYMLHGGRNPPGDVDGQESTATGGYNDLPIVNYDFQAPFGANGEAHPVLGKLRPLHLFLQQWGSDLATCDVYAPELLPRGADDLETPRFSVRADGDRGFLFFNNHVRQHRMPERQGVQFAVKLATRTVMLPAAPIDITPGTWFVWPIGLALGGARLRYATAQPVTRLSTPDGETYVFSTTDGIAAEFAFEPGYVTRIAPADSRSLLTTDEVNGVLVARPTPGSVFIATCSDDTRITIITLASEDIERLSVLPFDGQRRLVLTDALAFERDGELVLRSTGAASFDLYVYPPLQHAPISTRAFVEAPLDGIFQRFAVSVPPVAFDVGVTPLRFAQMVPSIASGGAARAAVEPAPESFGKAAAWRIDVPEEALNAPGLSNAYLSIQYAGDVGRLFSGADLIDDHFYNGLPWQIGVRNVTIDPQQSLVLTVLPMRADAPVYLDARHDPRSAISDQVAEILGVSWVPEYEVVFSRSANG